From one Flavobacterium kingsejongi genomic stretch:
- a CDS encoding lysylphosphatidylglycerol synthase domain-containing protein: MISIPHKAKQFLTVLVKLFIVGGALYFIYNQLAHNDKLDWGRFIVQFRKNQSVFGILFILFLSFANRFLEILKWQNLASTITPITVKKSTEQVLAALTASIFTPNGIGEYGAKALYFDKKEAKKVVFLNLICNGIQLLLSVVMGIIGLLIFNHYYTVVSNTTLSIITAVILFTGALFFSLKKITIRGYSIQRIWDKVNALPRAVHQKNILLGCARYFIFSHQYYFLFRAFDVELPYLLLMSTIFAVYFLASSLPTFQFLDFAVKGSVAVFFFGLLGVNEWIAVFVSTLMWFLNVVLPVVIGSYYVINFKSKWKS, encoded by the coding sequence ATGATTTCAATACCCCACAAAGCTAAACAATTCCTGACGGTTCTGGTCAAACTTTTCATTGTTGGCGGTGCCCTTTACTTTATTTACAACCAACTGGCACATAATGACAAACTGGATTGGGGTCGCTTCATTGTACAATTCCGTAAAAACCAGTCAGTTTTCGGCATTTTATTCATCCTGTTTCTAAGTTTTGCCAACCGTTTTCTGGAAATCCTGAAATGGCAAAATCTCGCCTCAACAATAACACCCATAACTGTAAAAAAATCAACAGAACAGGTTCTGGCAGCACTCACCGCTTCGATTTTTACACCCAATGGCATAGGAGAATATGGCGCAAAAGCCCTATATTTCGATAAAAAAGAGGCTAAAAAAGTCGTTTTTTTGAATCTCATCTGCAACGGCATTCAGCTTTTACTGTCTGTAGTCATGGGAATTATTGGACTATTGATTTTCAATCACTATTATACTGTGGTTTCCAATACGACACTAAGCATCATAACCGCAGTAATTTTATTTACAGGAGCCTTATTTTTTTCTTTAAAAAAAATAACGATTCGTGGCTATTCGATACAGCGCATTTGGGACAAAGTCAATGCCCTACCCCGGGCCGTACATCAAAAAAATATCCTTTTAGGCTGTGCCCGCTACTTTATTTTTTCCCATCAGTATTATTTCCTATTCCGGGCTTTTGATGTAGAATTACCTTATCTTTTACTGATGTCCACGATTTTTGCGGTTTACTTCCTGGCCTCGTCCCTGCCCACTTTCCAATTTCTGGATTTTGCAGTCAAGGGAAGTGTTGCCGTTTTCTTTTTCGGGCTACTGGGCGTGAATGAATGGATTGCAGTTTTTGTCAGCACCCTGATGTGGTTCCTGAATGTGGTACTGCCTGTAGTAATTGGGAGTTATTATGTCATTAATTTCAAGTCAAAATGGAAATCCTGA
- the ruvC gene encoding crossover junction endodeoxyribonuclease RuvC produces MANERIILGIDPGTTIMGFGLIKVVNKKMEFLQLNELILNKYDDHYMKLKVIFERTIELIETHHPDEIAIEAPFFGKNVQSMLKLGRAQGVAMAAGLSRQIPITEYEPKKIKMAITGNGNASKEQVAKMLQQLLGLKELPKNLDSTDGLAAAVCHFFNSGKVVGAKSYSGWDAFVKQNEARVKK; encoded by the coding sequence ATGGCAAACGAACGTATTATATTGGGGATTGATCCAGGGACAACCATTATGGGTTTTGGATTGATTAAAGTGGTGAATAAAAAGATGGAATTTCTTCAGCTGAATGAATTGATTTTGAATAAGTACGATGATCATTACATGAAATTGAAGGTAATTTTTGAGCGTACCATTGAGTTGATCGAGACACATCATCCGGATGAGATCGCTATTGAAGCCCCTTTCTTTGGAAAAAATGTACAATCCATGCTTAAATTGGGGAGAGCACAAGGTGTTGCTATGGCTGCCGGGCTTTCCCGCCAAATTCCAATCACAGAATATGAGCCTAAAAAGATAAAAATGGCAATCACCGGAAATGGAAATGCCAGTAAAGAACAGGTTGCTAAAATGTTACAGCAGCTGTTAGGTTTAAAAGAACTTCCTAAAAACCTCGATAGTACCGATGGATTGGCAGCGGCAGTTTGTCACTTTTTTAACTCTGGAAAAGTTGTGGGTGCTAAAAGTTATTCGGGATGGGATGCTTTTGTAAAACAAAATGAAGCACGGGTAAAAAAATAA
- a CDS encoding sialate O-acetylesterase produces MKQILTLFLLVLSSMVSAKVTLPKFFSDHMVLQRDAVITIYGWADSNKSITVNFNNQTQSAKINANGEWSIDFAALPAGGPYEMSITQDATIHLKDIYLGDVWFCSGQSNMGWKLEDARNGKEELAKADYEKIKLLQVSRTMAGTPQKDIEKGEWKTCSPQSAEGFSAVAYFFGRELFLKYNVPIGLINSSWGGTNIEAWMSEDLMGKHATAKKVIAEMKSMNFSDVMENYKKESKAWEAKAETLDLGMKEKWYSTDVNTATWKDITLPTYWSKAKVTPNDGIIWVTRTFDLTPADLNSATLSVGRVDNEDITYINGKKIGESPVKDLDRLYTIPKGILLAGKNRITIRVKNTGDIGGFRGDASSLYLETSNRKLLLAGTWTYKAGTPDIEEVPVRQHPTKYPTSLYNGMVTPFFGIKIKGIIWYQGEANSKNATEYADLFQNMITDWRKNWKVDYPFIFAQLPNYGGQNNRWITLRESQAKALTLKNTAMVVLIDVGDDDNIHPIYKQIVGKRMAIIADQLAYNGKTPMTAPTYDHYSTNENAITIHFSNGTFTPETKKNNIGGFQVAGSDKKFYPAEAAVLGTDLKTIQVSSKEVKKPMAVRYLWEDAPGKVMLYNTDGLVTPPFRTYNW; encoded by the coding sequence ATGAAACAAATATTGACCCTGTTTTTACTGGTGCTATCCAGTATGGTATCGGCGAAAGTAACGCTGCCTAAGTTTTTTTCAGACCACATGGTACTGCAACGCGATGCAGTGATCACCATTTACGGCTGGGCAGATAGCAACAAATCAATAACTGTAAACTTCAATAACCAAACGCAATCGGCTAAGATCAATGCGAATGGAGAATGGAGTATTGACTTTGCGGCTCTTCCAGCAGGTGGGCCTTATGAAATGAGTATTACCCAGGATGCAACCATTCACTTGAAAGACATATATTTGGGCGATGTATGGTTTTGCTCAGGCCAATCCAATATGGGTTGGAAACTGGAAGACGCACGAAATGGGAAGGAAGAACTGGCCAAAGCTGATTATGAGAAAATAAAATTGCTCCAGGTCTCCCGAACCATGGCAGGCACACCGCAAAAGGATATTGAAAAAGGCGAATGGAAGACCTGCTCCCCACAAAGTGCTGAAGGATTTTCTGCAGTAGCTTATTTCTTTGGCCGGGAACTGTTCCTAAAATACAATGTTCCTATAGGACTTATCAATTCCTCCTGGGGTGGCACTAATATCGAAGCCTGGATGAGCGAAGACCTAATGGGAAAACATGCCACGGCAAAAAAAGTGATCGCCGAAATGAAAAGCATGAATTTTTCAGACGTGATGGAGAATTACAAAAAAGAATCCAAAGCCTGGGAAGCGAAGGCCGAAACACTGGATCTCGGCATGAAAGAAAAATGGTACAGCACCGATGTAAATACAGCCACCTGGAAAGACATTACATTACCTACCTACTGGAGCAAAGCCAAAGTCACACCCAATGACGGTATCATATGGGTCACCCGAACCTTTGACCTTACGCCTGCCGACCTTAATTCTGCTACACTTAGCGTTGGCCGCGTGGACAATGAAGATATTACTTACATCAACGGTAAAAAAATAGGCGAAAGCCCAGTAAAAGATTTAGATCGTTTATATACAATTCCCAAAGGCATTCTTTTAGCAGGAAAAAACAGGATTACAATCCGCGTCAAAAATACAGGTGATATTGGTGGTTTTCGTGGGGATGCGTCTTCTCTTTATCTAGAAACATCAAACAGGAAATTATTGCTTGCCGGAACATGGACCTACAAAGCCGGAACACCAGACATTGAAGAGGTCCCGGTACGCCAACACCCTACAAAATACCCAACCTCGCTATACAATGGGATGGTGACACCATTCTTTGGGATAAAAATCAAAGGGATAATTTGGTACCAGGGCGAAGCAAATTCTAAAAACGCTACAGAATATGCCGATCTATTTCAAAATATGATTACCGACTGGCGCAAGAACTGGAAAGTAGACTACCCTTTTATTTTTGCACAGCTTCCCAATTATGGCGGACAAAATAACCGCTGGATCACGTTACGGGAATCACAGGCAAAAGCATTGACACTTAAAAATACCGCAATGGTAGTATTGATTGATGTTGGAGATGATGATAATATCCATCCGATATACAAACAGATTGTTGGTAAACGTATGGCCATCATAGCCGATCAATTGGCCTATAATGGAAAAACTCCTATGACAGCACCCACCTACGATCATTATAGCACTAATGAGAACGCTATTACAATTCACTTTAGCAATGGGACATTTACTCCGGAAACAAAAAAAAACAATATCGGTGGCTTTCAGGTGGCAGGCTCTGATAAAAAGTTCTATCCGGCAGAAGCTGCGGTTTTAGGTACAGATCTAAAAACCATACAGGTAAGTAGTAAAGAAGTCAAAAAACCAATGGCAGTACGTTATTTATGGGAAGATGCGCCCGGAAAAGTCATGCTCTACAATACCGACGGACTGGTTACCCCTCCATTTCGTACATACAACTGGTAA
- a CDS encoding FadR/GntR family transcriptional regulator, protein MQEFGLNGFKTSEEEEIITKIRDLITSKKLKPGDRLPSERKLSEEFGVSRGNVREVIQKLEFYGLLKTLPQSGTFVANLGVPALSGMITDILQLKKPDFKSLVESRIMLEMQVVALAAERRTERHLEQIGAALEAYRVKVENNEDAVEEDLMFHLKISEASGNPVLNTLMLIITPEIIANFEKYHVCTKSMTGDNIVEHQQIYDAIKEKNPEKAKRELQFHFKTLYEYCNKTDTLMNINENIF, encoded by the coding sequence ATGCAAGAGTTTGGTTTAAACGGATTTAAAACTTCGGAAGAAGAGGAAATCATTACAAAGATTAGGGATTTAATAACCTCCAAAAAGCTAAAACCTGGAGACCGGTTGCCTTCGGAACGTAAGCTATCAGAAGAATTTGGGGTAAGTAGAGGTAATGTGCGGGAGGTGATCCAGAAATTGGAATTCTATGGTTTACTAAAAACACTTCCGCAAAGTGGGACTTTTGTAGCTAATCTTGGTGTTCCGGCATTAAGTGGGATGATTACCGATATCTTACAGCTGAAAAAACCAGATTTTAAATCGCTGGTCGAAAGCAGGATTATGCTCGAAATGCAGGTTGTAGCTCTGGCGGCAGAACGGAGGACAGAGCGCCATCTGGAACAAATCGGAGCGGCTTTGGAAGCATATCGTGTGAAAGTGGAAAATAATGAAGATGCTGTTGAGGAAGATCTCATGTTCCATTTAAAGATTTCAGAAGCCAGTGGTAATCCGGTATTGAATACATTAATGCTAATTATAACGCCAGAGATCATCGCCAATTTTGAAAAATACCATGTGTGTACCAAATCAATGACCGGAGATAATATTGTAGAGCACCAACAAATTTATGATGCGATAAAAGAAAAAAATCCTGAAAAGGCAAAACGGGAACTGCAATTTCATTTTAAAACATTATATGAATATTGTAATAAAACAGATACGTTAATGAATATCAACGAAAATATTTTCTAG